The Rhododendron vialii isolate Sample 1 chromosome 6a, ASM3025357v1 genome includes a window with the following:
- the LOC131329132 gene encoding ran-binding protein M homolog yields MVNNRHEDRIDSYFLELWKQNSRNITDSTAAMEEDGDESPTELNTINTYGGFLNVFPDKLSVQYTSVNLHGHDVGVVQGNRPAPAKRLVYYFEIYVKNAGAKGQIAIGFTSEGFKMRRQPGWEANSCGYHGDDGFLYRGHGKGDSFGPTYTAGDTVGGGINYASQEFFFTKNGTVVGTMYKDLKGPLFPTIAVHSQNEEVRVNFGKEPFVFDLKVFEAQERAKQQMMIEKMSLPQNVSHGIVRSYLLHYGYEDTLKLFDMAGKSSLPPISLPKENGFDEQDNMYALNRRKTLRQLIRSGEIDEAIGKLGDWYPQIIQRDTSATCFLLHCQKFIELIRAGKLEEAVAYGRIEFEKVSGVEEFRQVIEDCAALLAYEQPQQSSVGYLLSESQREIVADTVNAMILSTNPNVEDSQGCLHSYLEKLLRQLTACYLERRSLNGDQGEAFQLRRVLNCGKKD; encoded by the exons ATGGTGAACAATCGTCATGAAGATCGCATAGACTCGTACTTTCTGGAGCTGTGGAAGCAGAACTCGAGGAACATCACTGATTCGACGGCGGCGATGGAGGAGGACGGCGACGAGTCTCCGACGGAGCTGAACACGATCAACACCTACGGaggtttcttgaacgtttttccGGACAAGCTGTCGGTGCAGTACACGAGCGTCAACCTGCACGGCCACGACGTCGGCGTGGTCCAGGGGAACCGGCCCGCCCCAGCCAAGCGCCTCGTGTACTACTTCGAGATTTACGTCAAGAATGCCGGCGCCAAGGGCCAGATTGCCATCGGGTTTACCTCCGAGGGATTCAAGATGCGCAGACAACCCGG GTGGGAAGCAAACAGTTGTGGATATCATGGTGATGATGGATTCCTATATCGTGGGCATGGAAAGGGAGACAGTTTCGGCCCGACATATACAGCTGGTGATACGGTTGGTGGTGGTATTAACTATGCTTCTCAGGAATTCTTTTTCAC TAAAAATGGGACAGTAGTGGGAACGATGTACAAGGACTTGAAGGGTCCCTTATTTCCTACAATTGCCGTTCACAGCCAAAACGAGGA GGTTAGGGTCAACTTTGGGAAGGAGCCCTTTGTTTTTGATCTcaag GTTTTTGAAGCGCAGGAAAGAGCAAAGCAACAGATGATGATTGAAAAAATGTCTTTACCACAGAATGTCAGTCATGG AATAGTTCGCTCCTATTTACTGCACTATGGATATGAGGATACACTCAAGTTATTTGACATGGCTGGCAAAAGTTCTCTACCTCCCATCTCATTGCCTaaagaaaatggctttgatGAGCAAGACAACATGTATGCATTGAACAGAAGAAAGACTCTTCGACAG CTAATTAGGAGTGGTGAAATTGATGAAGCAATTGGTAAACTTGGCGATTGGTATCCTCAAATCATTCAG AGGGATACTTCAGCTACCTGCTTTCTGCTTCATTgtcaaaaatttattgaacTGATTCgg GCTGGGAAGCTGGAGGAAGCTGTAGCATATGGGAGgattgaatttgaaaaggtttctGGGGTGGAAGAGTTCCGCCAAGTAATTGAG GACTGTGCGGCTTTATTGGCATATGAACAACCACAGCAATCTTCGGTTGGGTATCTTCTTTCAGAGTCACAGCGAGAAATCGTGGCTGATACTGTGAATGCAATGATTTTGTCTACAAACCCAAATGTGGAAGATTCACAGGGTTGCTTACATTCGTATCTTGAGAAACTACTCAGACAACTGACCGCTTGTTACTTGGAGAGGAGGTCTTTGAATGGGGATCAAGGCGAAGCTTTCCAGTTGCGCAGGGTTCTTAACTGTGGTAAGAAGGATTAG